One segment of Candidatus Sericytochromatia bacterium DNA contains the following:
- a CDS encoding HD domain-containing phosphohydrolase produces the protein MTSLSDFVQLLGYLFLFGAILVLVYYLLPAQAPGEAPRAAPAPRKGGTKPHRAIDMADLIAQSDAHERYVPGHAGRVARLASALAGAAGLPAELRARIHQAGLLHDIGMMEVPAELLARSSVLPQADMGPIWRHPVRGAAKALELTKDPELAGWVRASHERWDGLGYPDGLAGEEIPLPARILRIADSAEAMLQDRPYRPALIPDEVSAELIRFSGVMYDPHLVPLFVDYVLPHYLLQEVSSSVRSDLPS, from the coding sequence GTGACCAGCCTGTCAGATTTCGTGCAGCTGCTCGGCTACCTGTTCCTGTTCGGTGCCATCCTGGTGCTGGTCTATTACCTGTTGCCGGCCCAGGCCCCGGGTGAGGCGCCTCGCGCGGCCCCGGCCCCGCGCAAGGGGGGCACCAAGCCCCACCGCGCGATCGACATGGCGGACCTGATCGCGCAGTCCGACGCGCACGAGCGCTACGTGCCTGGTCACGCCGGGCGCGTGGCGCGGCTGGCGTCCGCGCTGGCTGGCGCCGCTGGGCTGCCGGCAGAGCTTCGCGCGCGGATTCACCAGGCCGGTTTGTTGCATGACATCGGCATGATGGAGGTGCCTGCGGAGTTGCTGGCGCGCTCGTCCGTGCTGCCTCAGGCCGACATGGGCCCGATCTGGCGTCATCCCGTTCGCGGGGCCGCCAAGGCCCTGGAATTGACGAAGGATCCGGAGCTGGCCGGTTGGGTGCGCGCCTCGCACGAACGCTGGGATGGCCTGGGTTATCCCGATGGCCTGGCCGGCGAGGAAATTCCGCTGCCCGCCCGAATTCTGCGCATTGCCGACAGTGCGGAAGCCATGTTGCAAGACCGTCCCTATCGGCCGGCGCTGATTCCCGACGAGGTGTCGGCTGAACTGATCCGCTTCAGTGGGGTGATGTACGACCCCCATCTGGTTCCCCTGTTCGTCGATTACGTGTTGCCGCACTACCTCCTGCAGGAGGTTTCCAGCTCGGTTCGCTCGGACCTCCCGTCCTGA
- a CDS encoding sodium-translocating pyrophosphatase produces MDPNFIIWGSVVAAILTLATSAYLAMGILRLPDGNARMKEIASAIQEGASAYLNTQYKWVAIVGAVLFVLIGLAGKAPLGWTSAIGFAIGAAFSAAAGYVGMNISVRSNVRTAAAAEKGLAPALQVAFRGGAVTGLAVAGLGLLGVAAFYGVTHSVESIIGMGFGASLISLFARVGGGIFTKAADVGADLVGKVEAGIPEDDPRNPAVIADNVGDNVGDCAGMGADLFETYVVTLIAAMLLGHLFFPTNEAFVLYPIGLGAIAILASIVGTFSVKLGRNNNIMHALYAGTGITALVALVGFVWLTFKMFPTNPYQYLWASLIGLAVMVIITVITEYYTATEYRPVQEVAKASETGAATNIIAGLAVGMESTLAPVLVIVAAIIGSFYAAGGFAGNYNEGLYAIAVAAVAMLSTAGMVVAIDSFGPITDNAGGIAEMSELPHEVRQITDALDAVGNTTKAVTKGYAIGSAGLAALVLFASYTQDLHKFMSEKAGGSAEFITFSLSDPQVIAGLFIGGVLPFYFGSIFMTAVSKAAQSVITEVRRQFRELGILEGKNKPQYDRCVAIVTEAAIKEMFLPGALAVAIPLVVGLVLGPIALGGLLVGAIITGLMLALLMTTGGAAWDNGKKLIEIKGAKGTPAHAAAVVGDTVGDPFKDTAGPSLNPMIKILNIVALLVIPYMLAIHTAPKSIGPALAAPHAIVSPAASPEASAAPVESPAAVIESPVAPASAEAPAAAPSEAPASPAASAETSAPAEGAASPAAPSPEASH; encoded by the coding sequence ATGGATCCAAATTTCATCATTTGGGGTAGCGTCGTCGCCGCTATCCTGACGCTGGCCACCAGCGCCTATCTCGCGATGGGGATTTTGCGCTTGCCTGACGGCAACGCGCGGATGAAGGAGATCGCCTCCGCCATCCAGGAGGGGGCCTCGGCCTACCTCAACACCCAGTACAAGTGGGTTGCCATCGTCGGCGCGGTGCTGTTCGTGCTGATCGGCCTCGCCGGCAAGGCCCCGCTGGGCTGGACCTCTGCCATCGGCTTCGCCATCGGCGCCGCGTTCTCGGCCGCCGCTGGTTACGTCGGAATGAACATTTCCGTTCGCTCCAACGTGCGCACGGCCGCCGCGGCTGAGAAGGGCCTTGCGCCTGCCTTGCAGGTCGCCTTCCGGGGCGGTGCCGTGACGGGTTTGGCGGTCGCGGGTCTGGGCTTGCTGGGCGTGGCCGCCTTTTATGGCGTGACGCACAGCGTCGAATCGATCATCGGCATGGGCTTCGGTGCCTCGCTGATCTCGCTGTTCGCCCGCGTGGGCGGCGGCATCTTCACCAAGGCCGCCGACGTCGGCGCTGACCTGGTGGGTAAGGTCGAAGCCGGCATCCCTGAGGACGACCCTCGTAACCCGGCCGTCATCGCCGACAACGTGGGCGATAACGTCGGTGACTGTGCCGGCATGGGCGCCGACCTGTTCGAGACCTACGTCGTGACGCTGATCGCCGCGATGCTGCTCGGCCACCTCTTCTTCCCGACCAACGAAGCGTTCGTGCTCTACCCGATCGGTCTGGGCGCCATCGCCATCCTGGCCTCGATCGTCGGCACCTTCAGCGTCAAGCTGGGCCGCAACAACAACATCATGCACGCCCTCTACGCGGGCACCGGCATCACGGCCCTGGTGGCCCTGGTCGGCTTCGTCTGGCTGACCTTCAAGATGTTCCCCACCAATCCGTATCAGTACCTGTGGGCCTCGCTGATCGGTCTGGCCGTCATGGTCATCATCACCGTCATCACCGAGTACTACACGGCCACGGAATACCGGCCGGTTCAGGAAGTCGCCAAGGCCTCCGAAACCGGTGCGGCCACCAACATCATCGCGGGTCTCGCGGTCGGCATGGAGTCGACGCTGGCTCCCGTGCTGGTGATCGTTGCGGCCATCATCGGGTCGTTCTACGCGGCCGGCGGCTTCGCCGGAAACTACAACGAAGGCCTCTACGCCATCGCGGTGGCGGCCGTGGCGATGCTCTCGACCGCCGGCATGGTGGTTGCGATCGACTCGTTCGGTCCCATCACCGACAACGCGGGCGGCATCGCCGAGATGAGCGAACTCCCCCACGAGGTCCGTCAGATCACCGACGCGCTCGACGCCGTCGGCAACACGACCAAGGCCGTGACCAAGGGTTACGCCATCGGCTCCGCCGGTCTGGCTGCCCTGGTGCTGTTCGCCTCTTACACCCAAGACCTCCACAAGTTCATGAGTGAAAAGGCCGGCGGTTCGGCTGAATTCATCACCTTCAGCCTCTCCGATCCTCAGGTGATCGCGGGTCTGTTCATCGGCGGCGTGCTGCCCTTCTACTTCGGCTCCATCTTCATGACGGCCGTGTCGAAGGCCGCGCAGTCGGTCATCACCGAGGTGCGCCGTCAGTTCCGGGAACTCGGCATCCTCGAAGGCAAGAACAAGCCTCAGTACGACCGCTGCGTCGCGATCGTCACCGAAGCCGCGATCAAGGAAATGTTCCTGCCGGGTGCCCTGGCGGTGGCGATTCCGCTGGTCGTGGGCCTGGTGCTCGGCCCCATCGCACTGGGCGGCCTGCTGGTCGGTGCCATCATCACCGGTCTGATGCTGGCCCTGCTGATGACCACCGGCGGTGCCGCGTGGGACAACGGTAAGAAGCTGATCGAGATCAAGGGTGCCAAGGGCACGCCGGCGCACGCCGCCGCCGTGGTCGGCGACACCGTGGGTGACCCCTTCAAGGACACCGCGGGTCCTTCCTTGAACCCGATGATCAAGATCCTGAACATCGTGGCCCTGCTGGTCATCCCCTACATGCTCGCGATTCACACGGCGCCCAAGTCGATCGGGCCTGCCCTGGCGGCGCCTCACGCCATCGTGAGCCCGGCAGCGTCGCCGGAGGCCTCCGCGGCTCCCGTCGAGTCTCCGGCCGCCGTGATCGAGTCGCCGGTCGCTCCTGCCTCGGCGGAAGCTCCGGCGGCAGCGCCCTCCGAGGCCCCCGCTTCGCCGGCCGCCTCGGCTGAAACGTCGGCGCCTGCGGAAGGGGCGGCCTCTCCGGCTGCGCCGTCGCCCGAGGCCTCGCACTGA
- a CDS encoding sensor domain-containing diguanylate cyclase has translation MDQRDGAATRIVPDASPGGQSLERLLYLFAALEEMAEQLTTNPNPRSSIQAIVRMATGALGIGRASLLLYQPERQQLEPVVLADEPTGLLAVSPDVRRWFLDEAGTLIAHTRRHDLLDEFRAANETILALLPATVWLPLAVNRHFLGLLMVGDTPDQRPLGRTEADLLILIGRQLAVALHNHQLTTSLTRANRQLGFKVRQLEQLYDISRAITSTLDRLRITDELMLRTVELLDARKGFLLLKDESGEWLESAAVFGFEERETPFVWPVGAAWLAPVLGATGPCTLSSEGLPAELGARVGLVSAIAYQERQVGVIAVFDKESRHAVSPFDPEDDVPLLANLASLAATAIENARLYELATTDGLTRLYIRRHFEHRLAEELRRAERYGTPLSVLIMDIDHFKRFNDTYGHQTGDEVLKAVARTIRASVRDVDVPGRYGGEELLVLMPETDMSGALAMAERVREAIAGCRVSGPGGEALHVTVSVGVATWPRHARTATALLEAADRALYRSKASGRNCSHVADDTEETVPVSPAC, from the coding sequence GTGGACCAACGCGACGGAGCTGCCACTCGCATCGTGCCGGACGCATCGCCCGGCGGACAGTCGCTGGAACGCTTGCTTTATCTGTTTGCGGCCCTCGAAGAGATGGCCGAGCAGCTCACGACCAACCCCAATCCGCGCTCGAGTATCCAGGCGATCGTGCGGATGGCGACTGGGGCCTTGGGCATTGGCCGGGCCAGCCTGTTGCTGTACCAGCCGGAGCGACAGCAGCTTGAGCCGGTGGTGCTGGCCGACGAGCCGACCGGCCTGCTGGCGGTCTCACCCGACGTGCGTCGGTGGTTTTTGGATGAGGCCGGCACGCTGATCGCGCACACGCGTCGCCACGACCTGCTGGATGAGTTTCGGGCGGCGAACGAGACCATCCTGGCGTTGCTACCGGCGACGGTCTGGCTGCCGCTGGCGGTCAATCGCCATTTCCTTGGTCTGCTGATGGTGGGGGATACCCCTGATCAGCGTCCGCTGGGGCGCACCGAAGCGGACCTGCTGATTCTGATCGGACGCCAGCTGGCTGTGGCCTTGCACAACCATCAGCTCACCACCAGCCTGACGCGGGCCAACCGGCAGCTCGGGTTCAAGGTGCGGCAGCTCGAACAGCTGTATGACATCAGCCGGGCCATCACATCGACGCTCGACCGCTTGCGGATCACGGATGAACTGATGCTGCGGACCGTGGAGTTGCTGGATGCCCGCAAGGGCTTCCTGCTGCTCAAAGATGAGTCGGGAGAGTGGCTCGAGTCCGCGGCGGTATTTGGCTTCGAAGAGCGGGAAACCCCCTTCGTCTGGCCGGTCGGCGCCGCCTGGCTGGCTCCCGTGCTGGGCGCCACGGGCCCCTGTACCCTCTCGTCGGAGGGGCTGCCCGCGGAACTGGGCGCGCGCGTGGGGCTGGTTTCGGCGATCGCCTATCAGGAACGCCAGGTCGGGGTGATTGCGGTCTTCGACAAGGAATCCCGTCACGCCGTCTCGCCGTTCGACCCGGAGGACGATGTGCCGCTGCTGGCCAATCTGGCGAGCCTGGCGGCCACCGCGATCGAGAACGCACGCCTGTACGAGCTGGCCACCACCGACGGCCTGACCCGCCTCTACATCCGGCGCCACTTCGAACATCGCCTCGCCGAGGAACTCCGGCGTGCCGAGCGCTACGGGACCCCCCTGTCGGTGCTGATCATGGACATCGACCATTTCAAGCGCTTCAACGACACCTATGGCCACCAGACGGGGGACGAGGTCTTGAAGGCGGTGGCCCGCACGATCCGCGCCAGCGTGCGGGATGTGGACGTTCCGGGGCGCTACGGGGGGGAAGAGTTGCTGGTCCTCATGCCGGAAACCGACATGTCGGGAGCCCTGGCCATGGCCGAGCGGGTCCGGGAGGCGATCGCAGGGTGTCGCGTGTCAGGCCCCGGCGGGGAGGCCTTGCACGTGACGGTGAGCGTCGGCGTGGCGACCTGGCCGCGCCACGCCCGCACGGCCACGGCCTTGCTGGAAGCGGCCGATCGGGCCCTCTACCGCTCCAAGGCGTCGGGACGTAATTGCAGTCACGTGGCGGATGACACCGAGGAGACCGTGCCCGTCTCGCCAGCCTGCTGA
- a CDS encoding STAS domain-containing protein: MTGPFNLAVRKDPQGRYAVLATEGYINNVGGERLGEAANLLMAEGYTRLVINLEKSTVINSIGISILIEVIEKMQESHGALAFCHLTRTIQKTFTIMGLAQYAAVFETEPEAVQALLARA, translated from the coding sequence GTGACGGGACCGTTCAACCTCGCTGTCCGTAAGGACCCTCAAGGCCGCTACGCGGTGCTCGCCACCGAGGGGTACATCAACAATGTGGGGGGTGAACGCCTCGGTGAGGCGGCCAATTTGCTGATGGCCGAGGGGTACACGCGGCTCGTGATCAACCTGGAAAAGAGCACCGTGATCAACTCCATCGGGATCTCCATTCTGATCGAGGTGATCGAGAAGATGCAGGAGTCGCACGGCGCGCTGGCCTTCTGTCATCTGACGCGCACGATTCAAAAGACCTTCACGATCATGGGCTTGGCCCAGTACGCGGCCGTTTTCGAAACCGAGCCTGAGGCCGTCCAGGCGTTGCTGGCAAGGGCCTGA
- a CDS encoding ATP-binding protein produces MRPPDSPREVSLKIPIVPDMEVAATHTAEAVLRFMAFTSDQIDEVKHALIEACINAFEHSTSQDGHVYIRFVLEADEVRVVIQDHGRGFQPNAVPHPDLQQKLSGTENKRGWGLMLMQALMDEVAIESGPEGTRITMTKKRIEEGQP; encoded by the coding sequence TTGCGACCACCGGACTCCCCGCGGGAAGTCTCGCTCAAAATCCCGATCGTGCCGGACATGGAAGTGGCGGCCACGCACACGGCCGAGGCGGTGTTGCGTTTCATGGCCTTCACGTCGGACCAGATCGACGAGGTCAAACACGCCCTGATCGAGGCGTGCATCAACGCGTTCGAACACAGCACCAGCCAGGATGGTCACGTCTACATCCGGTTTGTGCTCGAGGCCGACGAGGTCCGCGTGGTGATCCAGGACCATGGCCGTGGCTTTCAGCCGAATGCCGTGCCTCATCCCGACCTTCAGCAGAAGTTGTCAGGAACCGAGAACAAGCGCGGCTGGGGGCTGATGCTCATGCAGGCCTTGATGGATGAGGTGGCGATCGAGAGCGGACCCGAGGGCACGCGGATCACCATGACCAAGAAACGAATCGAGGAGGGCCAGCCGTGA